From the Clostridiales bacterium FE2011 genome, one window contains:
- the rfbD gene encoding dTDP-4-dehydrorhamnose reductase yields the protein MKVLVTGYAGQLGWDTVRQLEARGIECRGVDMQDFDLTDGQAVKDYVQSYRPTAIVHCAAYTGVDKAESQPEICAAVNGMGTVNIVRAALSVGAKLVFISTDYVFPGTGDQPFKIDDPYGPLNVYGMSKVQGEDAVRSLMTRYFILRTSWVYGKNGRNFVRTMLHLGKEKKEIRVVNDQIGSPTYSRDLARVICDVLSTEKYGIYHVRNEGFLSWYDFAKMIMEKAGLPCKVIPVPSSEYPTPAKRPLNSRLDGSKLTEAGFAPMPSVENALDRYLDEIKDENW from the coding sequence ATGAAGGTTCTTGTAACCGGATACGCTGGTCAGCTGGGCTGGGATACCGTACGCCAGCTGGAAGCCCGGGGCATTGAATGCCGCGGTGTCGACATGCAGGATTTTGACCTGACAGATGGTCAGGCCGTCAAAGACTATGTCCAAAGCTACCGTCCCACCGCCATTGTCCACTGCGCCGCCTATACCGGTGTGGACAAAGCGGAATCACAGCCGGAAATCTGTGCTGCTGTCAACGGCATGGGCACCGTCAACATCGTCCGTGCCGCGCTGAGTGTCGGCGCAAAGCTGGTCTTCATCTCTACGGACTATGTCTTCCCCGGCACCGGGGATCAGCCCTTCAAAATTGACGATCCCTATGGACCCCTGAACGTCTACGGCATGAGCAAGGTTCAGGGAGAGGATGCCGTCCGTTCCCTGATGACCCGCTACTTCATTCTTCGTACCAGCTGGGTTTACGGCAAGAACGGCCGCAACTTTGTCCGCACCATGCTGCACCTGGGCAAGGAAAAGAAAGAGATCCGCGTGGTCAATGACCAGATCGGTTCTCCCACCTATTCCCGGGATCTGGCCCGCGTCATCTGCGACGTGCTGTCGACAGAAAAGTACGGCATCTACCACGTCCGCAACGAGGGTTTCCTCTCCTGGTACGATTTCGCGAAGATGATTATGGAAAAGGCCGGTCTCCCCTGCAAGGTGATCCCGGTTCCTTCTTCCGAGTATCCCACTCCCGCGAAGCGGCCCCTCAACTCCCGTCTGGACGGTTCCAAACTCACCGAGGCAGGCTTCGCGCCCATGCCCTCCGTTGAAAACGCCCTGGATCGTTAC